The Trueperaceae bacterium genome segment CCGAGCACGTCCATCGCCCAGCCGACGCCCGCCGGCGCCACGATGGAGGCGGCGGAGCCGAACAGGTAGTACATGCCGGTGTAGAAGCCCACGCGCTCGTCGCCGCCCTGGTTGACGACCAGCGGGTAGGCGGGCACCAGCACGAGGGCCCACGAGGCGCCGCCCAGGCCCAGCCACACGGAGAGGGTGGCGGGCTCGGCCACGAACGTGGCGATGACCAGCCACACGGCCAGGAGCAGCGCACCGGCGCGCATGGTGTTCATCTCGCCCCAGCGCCTGGCCAGGTGCCCGGCCGGCAGCGCCATGACCACGAAGCCGGCGATGGTGACGCCCATGATCACGCCGGCGTTGCCCGCCGAGAGACCGAACTGCTCCGTGGCGAAGGTGCTGAACTGCGCCTCGAGCGCGGAGTAGCCGAAGAACGCGAAGAACACGGCCGCGAGGATGAGCAGGATGTTGCCCTGGCCCGGGCCAAGGAGCGTGCCCGCGTCGCGCAGGAGCCCACCCAAGAGCGGAGCGTCGTCCTGTATCACGCTCATCTCCACGTGCTCGGGGTGAGTGGTGGTGGCGGCGCGCACCGCGAACAGGGCCGAGAGCGTGACCGCGCCCGCCACGCCGAACGGGAGCCAGATGGCCACCTCGGAGAGGGGGGCGAGGATCAGCAGGCCGAGGGCGCCGCCGACGGCGCCGAGCATGGTGAGCACGGCGTTGGCGTGCGGCCGACCCGCGGGGGCCACGTGGTCGGGCATCAGCGCCGCCAGGGGGGCGCGGAAGGTGGTCATGGCGAGCAGGAAGACGATGTCGACCGCCATCAGGGTCCAGAAGGCCGCCTTGGCGAACGGCAGCGCCGCGAAGAGGAGCGCGGCCATGGGCATGCTGACGACGAGGAACGGTAGGCGTTTGCCCAAGGGTCCCTCGATGCGGTCGGACCATGCCCCTATGATCGGCACCAGGAGGAGGCCGAGCACGTTGTCTAGGCCCATGATGGCGCCGCGCACCCCGCTGGAGCTCACGAACTCGCGCAGGAGGAGAGGCATGAATATGTTGTAGAGGCCCCAGGTTATCGCCAGGCTGGCCGCGCCCACCCCGAGGCCCAGCAACTGCCACCCGTTGAGGCCGAGGTAGCGGCGGTTCACGGCTCGTCGGCCTCCGGCGGCGCGTCCTCGGCCACCCGCCTGGCCGCCTCCGCTTGAGCGTCCGCTAGTTCCACGGCCTTGCGGCGCCACTCGGCGTCCTCGCTGCCGGGTTCGGGCCTCGCGCCGTAGGCCTGGGTCCGGTCGCGGGCCAGGGCGGCGCGCGCGAGCAGCATGGTCGTCACGGGGTTCACGAGCGGGATGAACACGATGGCCAACAGCGCCTTGGGCATGAACCTACCCTCGAGGAACGAGAAGTAGACCGCGCTGGCGAGCAGGATGCAGGTGGCGCCGAGGGTGGCGGCCAGCGTGGGCGGGTGCGCTCGCGCGTAGAACGACCTGAGCCGCAACAGGCCCAGGGCGCCCACCGCCGCCACCACCGCGCCCAACAGGGCGAGGACCGCCGTGACGAGCGCGGCCGCCAGCGGCACCCCCTCGGTCACTCGATCACCTCGCCGCGCATCAGGAACTTGGCCAGGGCCGAGCTGCTCACGAAGCCGAGCAGCGTCATGACGATGGCGGCCTCGATGTACCCGGGCTCCGCCACCCGCATGCCGAACACCACGACCTGCAGGGCCGCGTTGAGGTACAGCGCGTCGAAAGCCAGCACGCGGTCCTGCGCGCGTGGGCCCTTCACCAGCCGCGCGGCCGCGAACACGAGGCCCAGCGCCAGCAGGCCGTGGGCCACCAAGAGGGCCCAGTGGAGCACGGCGGCCGACGTCACGACCCCACCCGGCGCCCCGGGCGGCAGGCCGCCGGAGGTGCGTTCACTCGAACACCTCGAGCAGCCGCCGCTCGTACCGGCCCTTGATGGTGCGCACCCACTGCTCGTCGTCCACCAGGTCGAGCACGTGGATCGTCACCACGTTGGTGCGCGTGTCGTACGCCGCCCAGAAGGTGCCAGGCGTGGCGGTGATGATGGTCGCCAGCGCCGCCAGGGCGTGGGGGCTCCTGATGTCGAGCGGGATGTTCACGAAGCCNNNNNN includes the following:
- a CDS encoding monovalent cation/H(+) antiporter subunit G; amino-acid sequence: MTEGVPLAAALVTAVLALLGAVVAAVGALGLLRLRSFYARAHPPTLAATLGATCILLASAVYFSFLEGRFMPKALLAIVFIPLVNPVTTMLLARAALARDRTQAYGARPEPGSEDAEWRRKAVELADAQAEAARRVAEDAPPEADEP
- a CDS encoding Na+/H+ antiporter subunit E translates to GFVNIPLDIRSPHALAALATIITATPGTFWAAYDTRTNVVTIHVLDLVDDEQWVRTIKGRYERRLLEVFE
- a CDS encoding MFS transporter is translated as MNRRYLGLNGWQLLGLGVGAASLAITWGLYNIFMPLLLREFVSSSGVRGAIMGLDNVLGLLLVPIIGAWSDRIEGPLGKRLPFLVVSMPMAALLFAALPFAKAAFWTLMAVDIVFLLAMTTFRAPLAALMPDHVAPAGRPHANAVLTMLGAVGGALGLLILAPLSEVAIWLPFGVAGAVTLSALFAVRAATTTHPEHVEMSVIQDDAPLLGGLLRDAGTLLGPGQGNILLILAAVFFAFFGYSALEAQFSTFATEQFGLSAGNAGVIMGVTIAGFVVMALPAGHLARRWGEMNTMRAGALLLAVWLVIATFVAEPATLSVWLGLGGASWALVLVPAYPLVVNQGGDERVGFYTGMYYLFGSAASIVAPAGVGWAMDVLG
- a CDS encoding K+/H+ antiporter subunit F — its product is MTSAAVLHWALLVAHGLLALGLVFAAARLVKGPRAQDRVLAFDALYLNAALQVVVFGMRVAEPGYIEAAIVMTLLGFVSSSALAKFLMRGEVIE